One stretch of Sinomonas terrae DNA includes these proteins:
- a CDS encoding flagellar basal body rod protein FlgB yields the protein MLDSVTSAALTSALNGLSLRQQAIADNIANVNTPGYHAKRVQFENALSASVAAGNGTVQATTSISEEPTQLNGNNVNLDTETLSNVDTVLRYQFASQALNNEFTAVRTALKTS from the coding sequence GTGCTCGATTCCGTGACCTCTGCCGCGCTCACGAGCGCGCTCAACGGACTTTCGCTGCGCCAGCAGGCCATCGCGGACAACATCGCGAACGTCAATACGCCCGGCTACCACGCGAAGCGCGTCCAGTTCGAGAACGCCCTCTCCGCGTCAGTCGCGGCCGGCAACGGCACCGTGCAGGCGACGACGTCGATCTCGGAAGAGCCGACGCAGCTCAACGGGAACAACGTGAACCTGGACACCGAGACGCTTTCGAATGTCGACACGGTGCTCCGCTACCAGTTCGCGTCCCAGGCGCTCAACAACGAGTTCACCGCCGTCCGCACCGCGCTGAAGACGTCCTGA
- a CDS encoding FliI/YscN family ATPase — translation MRGLAAALEAAAPERVGVVTSVLGLGLEVAGLDCAVGDTIAVATDDGGTSEAEVVATARGTLRCMPLGRLAGVRPGAPVRARLGGSGVPTGEQLFGRVLDGLGRPIDGRGPLSGHRVPLEHATPSAMHRARIDTPLQTGVRVLDTLATLGRGQRLGLFAGSGVGKSSLLSMIARGTEAEVSVIALVGERGREVREFLDDDLGPEGLARSIVVVATSDEPALVRLRAAFTATRIAESFRDRGAHVLLMMDSLTRVAMAQREIGLSAGEPPATRGYPPSTFALLARLLERAGTGETGSVTGIYTVLVDGDDHNEPVADAARSILDGHVVLDRPLAVGGHYPPIDVLGSVSRVASKVNAPERTALASELRRVLAARKAAQDLIDVGAYQRGSNALVDAAVAHEGEIDAFLRQSLDDQTPGPEAWARLARLTATLGGAR, via the coding sequence GTGAGGGGCCTGGCCGCCGCGCTCGAGGCGGCCGCGCCGGAGCGGGTCGGCGTCGTGACATCGGTGCTCGGGCTTGGGCTCGAGGTGGCGGGACTCGATTGCGCGGTCGGCGACACGATCGCGGTGGCTACGGACGACGGCGGCACGAGCGAGGCCGAGGTGGTCGCCACCGCGCGGGGAACCCTGCGCTGCATGCCGCTCGGACGTCTCGCCGGGGTCCGCCCGGGCGCCCCCGTCCGGGCGCGGCTTGGCGGCAGCGGCGTACCGACGGGGGAGCAGCTCTTCGGCCGCGTCCTCGACGGCCTCGGCCGCCCCATCGACGGGCGCGGGCCGCTCTCGGGCCACCGTGTCCCGCTCGAGCACGCGACCCCCTCGGCCATGCACCGGGCTCGGATCGATACCCCTCTCCAGACCGGCGTCCGCGTCCTCGACACACTTGCCACCCTCGGGCGCGGGCAGCGCCTTGGCCTCTTCGCTGGTTCGGGGGTCGGAAAGTCCTCGCTCCTGTCGATGATCGCGCGGGGCACCGAGGCGGAGGTGTCCGTGATCGCGCTCGTGGGGGAGCGGGGACGCGAGGTCCGCGAGTTCCTCGACGACGACCTCGGGCCGGAGGGCTTGGCCCGCTCGATCGTGGTCGTGGCCACCTCCGATGAACCCGCGCTCGTGCGGCTCCGCGCCGCGTTCACCGCCACGCGCATCGCCGAATCGTTCCGCGACCGCGGCGCCCATGTCCTGCTCATGATGGACTCCCTCACGCGCGTCGCGATGGCGCAGCGCGAGATCGGGCTCTCCGCCGGTGAGCCTCCCGCTACTCGGGGCTACCCGCCGTCGACCTTCGCGCTCCTCGCGCGCCTTCTCGAGCGCGCCGGAACCGGGGAAACCGGCTCGGTGACCGGCATCTACACCGTGCTCGTCGACGGCGACGACCACAACGAGCCCGTCGCCGACGCGGCGCGGTCGATCCTCGACGGGCACGTCGTACTCGATCGGCCGCTTGCCGTCGGCGGGCACTATCCGCCCATCGACGTCCTCGGCTCGGTGTCCCGGGTCGCGTCGAAGGTGAACGCGCCCGAACGCACGGCGCTCGCCTCAGAGCTGCGCCGCGTCCTCGCAGCCCGCAAAGCAGCGCAGGACCTCATCGACGTCGGTGCGTATCAGCGGGGGAGCAACGCGCTCGTCGATGCCGCCGTCGCCCACGAGGGCGAGATCGACGCCTTCCTGCGCCAGAGCCTCGACGATCAGACGCCGGGACCCGAGGCGTGGGCCCGCCTCGCCCGCCTCACTGCGACCCTCGGAGGTGCACGATGA
- the fliG gene encoding flagellar motor switch protein FliG, which yields MTPALAPALTGTQKVAIVLMQMSPENASKVMAHFSESEAEEVAAEIVRLSRVDAGVSEQVIAEFHEIAVSGRRTTRGGRDLAVGLLESSFGPDRAAGVMDRLASTMAGKSFEFLDSVDASQLLTLLDGELPETVALVLAHLRPAKASEVMAGLGEAQAIDVAQALATMGSATPEAVTIIAESLKARTSTAVPSGRKQAEVMGGIQPLVDIINRSDIATERTVLDGLQERDPELAEEVRSKMLTFADIVKLERRDVQQILRGIDAGVLARAMKGAAAPVLEAINSNVSDRNREILQSEIAAVGPVRASEVQEARASIVRTIRELEASGDITVRRGEEDDLVY from the coding sequence ATGACGCCGGCTCTCGCCCCGGCGCTGACGGGCACCCAGAAGGTCGCGATCGTGCTCATGCAGATGAGCCCCGAGAACGCCTCGAAGGTCATGGCCCACTTCAGCGAGTCCGAGGCCGAAGAGGTGGCCGCGGAGATCGTGCGGCTCAGCCGGGTGGACGCCGGGGTCTCCGAGCAGGTCATCGCCGAGTTCCACGAGATCGCGGTGTCCGGGCGGCGCACGACCCGCGGCGGCCGGGACCTCGCCGTCGGCCTCCTCGAATCCTCGTTCGGCCCGGACAGGGCTGCGGGCGTCATGGACCGGCTGGCCTCGACCATGGCCGGAAAGTCCTTCGAATTCCTCGACAGCGTCGACGCCTCCCAACTCCTAACCCTGCTCGACGGCGAGCTCCCCGAGACAGTCGCGCTCGTCCTCGCGCATCTTCGGCCTGCGAAGGCGTCCGAGGTGATGGCGGGCCTCGGCGAGGCGCAGGCGATCGACGTCGCCCAAGCGCTCGCGACGATGGGCTCGGCGACGCCGGAAGCCGTGACGATCATCGCCGAGAGTCTCAAGGCGCGCACGAGTACCGCTGTACCCTCGGGGCGCAAGCAGGCCGAGGTCATGGGCGGCATCCAGCCGCTCGTCGACATCATCAACCGCTCCGACATCGCGACTGAGCGCACCGTCCTCGACGGCCTGCAGGAGCGCGACCCCGAACTCGCCGAAGAGGTCCGTTCCAAGATGCTCACGTTCGCGGACATCGTGAAGCTCGAACGCCGCGACGTCCAGCAGATCCTCCGCGGCATCGACGCGGGGGTGCTCGCACGCGCGATGAAGGGGGCGGCGGCCCCTGTGCTCGAGGCCATCAACTCCAACGTCTCCGACCGCAACCGCGAGATTCTGCAGTCCGAGATTGCCGCCGTAGGGCCTGTGCGGGCGTCCGAGGTCCAGGAGGCGCGCGCGTCGATCGTCCGGACCATCCGCGAACTCGAGGCCTCTGGTGACATCACTGTCCGCCGCGGCGAGGAGGACGATCTTGTCTACTGA
- the fliD gene encoding flagellar filament capping protein FliD — translation MTGISINGLGSGLDITSIINSLMQVEALPQQQLQQTQANDQSMISALQTLNGKASSLATLADNMALPGALNLFTASSSNSAVTATAGTTATAGTFSVQINQAAQTQVDVTAAMATWPTDSTGAPSALTLVDSTGKQTQITPASTSIDDVVSAINAAGGPATAMKVASGTDASGNTLYRLQLNATHSGAAGAFPVYQGTSADVTAGTATDLMSQPGAAVVTTAQDASATLYAGTAAQQTVTSSSNTFTNLLPGVDVTATPAAVGTTATITVASDNTGITKQASGLVSSVNDLLSNISDNTKVTTTINSTGGSTASGGLFTGESTVRGVSDAITDALYLPTSNGQSPSALGISINQDGSFTFDQSKLTSALAADPAGTEASLQEIASRVSTAAKNASDPVTGSITSLISGQQAEVSDLTTQISDWDTRLADRKATLTALYNNMDTMMGTLKSQQSWLTSQIAGLPTYSSSSSSSSSNG, via the coding sequence ATGACCGGAATTTCCATCAACGGCCTGGGCAGCGGGCTCGACATCACGTCGATCATCAATTCGCTCATGCAGGTCGAAGCCCTGCCACAACAGCAGCTGCAGCAGACCCAGGCCAACGACCAGAGCATGATCAGCGCCCTACAGACCCTGAACGGCAAGGCGTCCTCGCTCGCTACTCTCGCGGACAACATGGCCCTTCCGGGTGCGCTCAACCTCTTCACGGCAAGCTCAAGCAACAGCGCGGTCACGGCCACTGCGGGCACGACGGCGACTGCGGGCACCTTCAGCGTCCAGATCAACCAGGCTGCCCAGACCCAGGTCGACGTCACCGCCGCGATGGCGACCTGGCCCACGGACTCGACGGGGGCGCCGTCGGCCCTCACCCTCGTCGACTCGACGGGCAAGCAGACCCAGATCACCCCGGCGAGCACCTCGATCGACGACGTGGTGAGCGCCATCAACGCGGCCGGTGGCCCGGCGACGGCGATGAAGGTCGCCTCGGGCACGGATGCGAGCGGGAACACGCTCTACCGGCTCCAGCTCAACGCCACGCACTCCGGCGCAGCTGGCGCGTTCCCCGTCTACCAGGGGACGTCCGCCGACGTCACTGCGGGCACGGCCACGGACCTCATGTCCCAGCCGGGTGCGGCCGTCGTCACCACGGCCCAGGACGCTTCGGCCACCCTCTATGCGGGGACAGCCGCCCAGCAGACGGTCACATCGTCGTCGAACACTTTCACCAACCTGCTCCCGGGGGTCGACGTCACCGCGACACCGGCGGCGGTGGGCACGACGGCGACCATCACCGTCGCGAGCGACAACACCGGCATCACAAAGCAGGCAAGCGGCCTCGTCAGTTCCGTCAACGACCTCCTGAGCAACATCTCGGACAACACCAAGGTCACGACGACGATCAACAGCACGGGCGGCTCGACCGCGTCAGGCGGCCTCTTCACGGGCGAATCGACAGTGCGAGGCGTCTCTGATGCGATCACCGACGCGCTCTACCTGCCGACAAGCAACGGGCAGTCGCCGTCCGCCCTCGGAATCAGCATCAACCAGGACGGATCGTTCACGTTCGACCAGAGCAAGCTGACCTCCGCGCTCGCCGCCGATCCCGCAGGAACCGAGGCGTCGCTTCAGGAGATCGCGTCGCGCGTCTCCACGGCGGCGAAGAACGCCTCTGACCCGGTCACAGGCTCCATCACGTCGCTCATCTCGGGCCAGCAAGCCGAGGTCTCAGACCTGACCACGCAGATCAGCGACTGGGACACCCGCTTGGCCGACCGCAAGGCGACGCTCACCGCCCTCTACAACAACATGGACACGATGATGGGCACCCTCAAGTCGCAGCAATCGTGGCTCACGAGCCAGATCGCAGGCCTGCCCACGTACTCCTCGTCATCCAGCAGCTCCAGCTCCAACGGTTAG
- a CDS encoding C40 family peptidase: MSVSAAIGRVQEIQTTLTHLTDPTLDTAAGSPSSASAAPAEATGTPSASLASFGQALAGALGSTSTALPSAGVGLASAGVGLAATGAVPASGNLAASGGVTGDEIAADAQKYVGVPYLWGGTDPSKGLDCSGFVQRVYQDLGISLPRVVHDQMQAGTPVASLADAKPGDLLVSFGGEHVAIYLGNGKAIDAPVPGQTIQVRDAWEQYGNLTAIRRIVPESATGSAAGVAGSAAGVAGLDPSQQQYAQDIVNRVAQLGLPAQAAVDAVSTALQESSLRMYWNPKVAGSQALAPEQSAVGTDGYSVGLFQQQVNGNAYSWGTVSDAMDPVASTDMFLNRLTAIPGWQNMPVTAADQAVQGSAYPDAYAKWEAEARQIVSALSPTGA; the protein is encoded by the coding sequence GTGAGTGTCAGTGCCGCGATCGGACGTGTGCAGGAGATCCAGACGACCCTGACCCACCTCACCGACCCGACCCTCGACACCGCCGCCGGCTCGCCGTCGTCCGCCTCCGCCGCCCCGGCCGAGGCCACCGGCACGCCTTCGGCGAGCCTTGCCTCATTCGGGCAGGCGCTCGCCGGCGCGCTTGGTTCGACGTCGACGGCGCTGCCCTCTGCCGGTGTGGGGCTGGCCTCCGCGGGGGTGGGGCTGGCGGCGACCGGGGCAGTCCCGGCGAGCGGCAACCTCGCGGCGAGCGGCGGCGTCACAGGCGACGAAATCGCCGCCGATGCCCAGAAGTACGTTGGCGTGCCGTATCTGTGGGGCGGCACGGACCCGTCGAAGGGCCTGGACTGCTCGGGCTTCGTGCAGCGCGTGTACCAGGACCTGGGGATCTCGCTCCCGCGCGTCGTGCATGACCAGATGCAGGCTGGGACGCCCGTGGCCTCGCTCGCGGACGCGAAGCCGGGCGACCTGCTGGTCAGCTTCGGCGGGGAGCACGTGGCCATCTATCTCGGAAACGGCAAGGCGATCGACGCTCCCGTGCCCGGGCAGACGATCCAGGTCCGTGACGCGTGGGAGCAGTACGGGAACCTCACGGCGATCCGGCGCATCGTGCCGGAGAGCGCAACTGGTTCTGCGGCCGGCGTCGCTGGCTCTGCTGCCGGCGTGGCGGGGCTCGACCCTTCTCAGCAGCAGTACGCCCAGGACATCGTGAATCGGGTTGCGCAGCTCGGCCTGCCCGCCCAGGCCGCCGTCGACGCAGTCTCGACCGCGCTCCAGGAGTCGTCGCTGCGCATGTACTGGAACCCGAAGGTCGCCGGCTCCCAGGCCCTCGCGCCGGAGCAGTCGGCGGTTGGGACCGACGGATACTCCGTGGGCCTCTTCCAGCAGCAGGTCAACGGGAACGCGTACTCGTGGGGGACGGTCTCGGACGCCATGGATCCCGTGGCCTCTACGGATATGTTCCTCAACAGGCTCACCGCCATACCGGGCTGGCAGAACATGCCCGTCACCGCCGCCGACCAAGCCGTCCAAGGTTCCGCCTACCCCGACGCCTACGCCAAATGGGAAGCGGAAGCGCGCCAGATCGTCTCAGCCCTCTCACCGACGGGAGCCTGA
- the fliE gene encoding flagellar hook-basal body complex protein FliE — translation MSISAISPALATPIQGVAPTGYLASAAQPTTTDGSGFAASLAGAVDNLQQLQSTSNQLAVQAVTGNLDDIHNATIAATRAQVTLELASTIRNQGVDAFNEIMRMQA, via the coding sequence ATGAGCATCTCGGCAATTTCACCCGCCCTTGCCACCCCCATCCAAGGCGTCGCCCCAACCGGCTACCTCGCCTCTGCTGCCCAGCCGACGACGACGGACGGTTCCGGTTTCGCGGCAAGCCTCGCCGGCGCCGTCGACAACCTCCAGCAGCTCCAGTCGACGTCGAACCAGCTCGCCGTTCAGGCCGTCACGGGCAACCTCGACGACATCCACAACGCGACTATCGCGGCGACCCGCGCGCAGGTCACGCTCGAGCTCGCGTCCACGATCCGCAACCAAGGCGTTGACGCCTTCAACGAGATCATGAGGATGCAGGCCTGA
- a CDS encoding flagellar basal body rod protein FlgC, translating into MTFDTIGIAGTALTVNRKWLDAISDNLANVNTATPTSGPAFQARYVEAQAGPGNTGVYVAATPQGDATGRLVYQPDSPIADKSGYVRYPDIDLSEQMGSLIMAQRGYQANTEVVNRAKDIYEAALQIGKSS; encoded by the coding sequence ATGACCTTCGACACGATTGGCATCGCCGGGACCGCCTTGACCGTCAACCGCAAATGGCTCGACGCGATCTCGGATAACCTCGCGAACGTCAACACGGCCACCCCAACGAGCGGTCCCGCCTTTCAGGCCCGCTACGTCGAGGCGCAGGCTGGCCCGGGGAACACCGGCGTGTACGTCGCGGCGACGCCGCAGGGTGACGCAACGGGGCGACTCGTCTACCAGCCGGACAGCCCCATCGCCGACAAGAGCGGCTACGTGCGCTACCCGGACATCGACCTCAGCGAGCAGATGGGCTCGCTCATCATGGCCCAGAGGGGCTATCAGGCCAACACGGAGGTCGTGAACCGGGCGAAGGACATCTACGAGGCCGCGCTGCAGATCGGAAAGTCGTCATGA
- the fliF gene encoding flagellar basal-body MS-ring/collar protein FliF: MPPFISAAWRRLSATVKGFTVGQRTVAIIGLAVLALGAFALVSWLTKPSYAPLFTGLQSSDASAVVQQLGKDNVPYQLTDGGSTILVPQDKVYDERLKAASAGLPSAPATGYSLLDKMGVTSSQFQQDVTYKRAIEGELATTISHLDGVKSASVQLAIPDKTVFTSQQTDPTASVFVQTQPGVTLTSDKVDAIVHLTSASMPGMKATDVSVVDSQGNVLSAVGTGTTGNSSKLASDYQQQTQSAVQAVLDRVLGPGNATVAVIPDVDQQSAQQTSETFSSANNTAPLSQSTTTEKYTGTGASGASGVLGPDNIAVPSGTSSGGAGSNGDAGGNGTYDSTTDTKDNAVDKTTEDRTIPAGALKKQSVSVAINQFAAQGLNLQNINSLVSAAAGIDAKRGDVLSVQIVPFSTAAADQAKAALAQQQADDAAKAQQAMWTNIMWAGIALLALIGVALFLWMRARRAAVREPLDLGGSIVFDELPEPAIIEASTTVALPTIAEPLPALPDPGAEVLDAERRRAQVDRLGGADPQKTAEFLRGLMDESRAGV; the protein is encoded by the coding sequence ATGCCGCCGTTCATCTCCGCCGCGTGGCGCCGCCTCTCCGCGACGGTCAAGGGCTTCACGGTCGGCCAGCGGACCGTCGCGATCATCGGCCTCGCCGTGCTCGCACTCGGCGCGTTCGCCCTCGTCTCGTGGCTCACGAAGCCGAGCTACGCGCCGCTCTTCACGGGGCTGCAGAGCTCGGACGCGAGCGCCGTCGTCCAGCAGCTCGGCAAGGACAACGTGCCCTACCAGCTGACCGACGGCGGCTCGACGATCCTCGTTCCCCAGGACAAGGTGTACGACGAGCGGCTCAAGGCGGCTTCCGCCGGCCTGCCTTCGGCCCCGGCAACCGGCTACTCGCTCCTCGACAAGATGGGGGTCACGTCCTCGCAGTTCCAGCAGGACGTGACCTACAAGCGCGCAATCGAGGGCGAGCTGGCGACGACGATCTCCCACCTCGACGGCGTGAAGTCGGCGAGCGTCCAGCTCGCCATCCCCGACAAGACCGTATTCACGTCCCAGCAGACCGACCCGACCGCCTCGGTGTTCGTCCAGACCCAGCCGGGCGTGACCCTGACGAGCGACAAGGTCGACGCGATCGTCCACCTCACGTCGGCATCGATGCCGGGCATGAAGGCGACCGACGTCTCGGTGGTGGACTCGCAGGGCAACGTGCTCTCGGCAGTCGGCACCGGGACGACCGGCAATTCCTCCAAGCTCGCCTCGGACTACCAGCAGCAGACCCAATCGGCCGTCCAGGCCGTCCTCGACCGGGTCCTCGGCCCCGGGAACGCTACGGTCGCCGTCATCCCCGACGTGGACCAGCAGTCTGCCCAGCAGACCTCGGAGACGTTCTCGAGCGCCAACAACACCGCGCCCCTGAGCCAGTCGACGACCACCGAGAAATACACGGGGACTGGCGCCTCGGGGGCATCGGGGGTCCTTGGGCCGGACAACATCGCGGTGCCGTCCGGGACGAGTTCGGGCGGCGCCGGGTCAAATGGGGATGCGGGCGGCAACGGCACGTACGACTCGACGACGGACACCAAGGACAACGCGGTCGACAAGACGACCGAGGACCGCACGATCCCGGCCGGAGCGCTCAAGAAGCAGTCGGTCTCTGTGGCGATCAACCAGTTCGCCGCGCAGGGCCTCAACCTCCAGAACATCAATTCGCTCGTCTCGGCCGCTGCCGGGATCGACGCGAAGCGCGGCGATGTCCTCTCCGTGCAGATTGTCCCGTTCAGCACGGCCGCGGCGGATCAGGCCAAGGCGGCGCTCGCGCAGCAGCAGGCGGACGACGCCGCGAAGGCGCAGCAGGCGATGTGGACGAACATCATGTGGGCAGGCATCGCGCTCCTCGCGCTCATCGGCGTCGCCCTATTCCTGTGGATGCGTGCGCGCCGGGCTGCGGTCCGCGAGCCCCTCGACCTCGGCGGCAGCATCGTCTTCGACGAGCTGCCCGAACCCGCCATCATCGAAGCGTCCACGACCGTCGCGCTGCCGACGATCGCCGAGCCGCTCCCGGCACTGCCTGACCCGGGTGCGGAAGTGCTCGACGCCGAGCGGCGGCGTGCCCAGGTTGATCGCCTCGGCGGCGCGGACCCGCAGAAGACGGCGGAGTTCCTGCGCGGCCTCATGGACGAGTCGAGGGCGGGCGTATGA
- a CDS encoding flagellar export protein FliJ, which produces MTPQFPLAGLLRLRRLEQDQAAARFGAVNAQLRAVGAQQASARAEAEEIASDVDSSAALLAVAAARAASASLLTELDALAAVTEAERGQAQRDLAVARGRTVGLEKLEARHGALVVAAELAAEQSVLDDLGSSARLRQGPDALNRGGSTT; this is translated from the coding sequence ATGACCCCTCAGTTCCCCCTTGCTGGGCTCCTGCGGCTGCGCCGTCTCGAACAGGACCAGGCCGCGGCCCGTTTCGGGGCCGTCAACGCCCAGCTCCGGGCCGTGGGTGCGCAGCAGGCCTCGGCCCGGGCCGAGGCAGAGGAGATCGCGTCCGACGTCGACAGCTCGGCCGCGCTCCTCGCCGTCGCCGCGGCTCGGGCCGCCTCGGCGAGCCTCCTCACCGAGCTCGACGCGCTCGCCGCGGTGACCGAGGCCGAGCGCGGGCAGGCGCAGCGCGACCTTGCCGTCGCGCGGGGCCGGACCGTTGGGCTCGAGAAGCTCGAGGCCCGGCATGGTGCCCTCGTCGTTGCGGCCGAGCTCGCCGCCGAGCAGAGCGTCCTCGATGACCTCGGTTCGTCCGCGCGCCTTCGGCAGGGTCCCGACGCGCTGAACCGAGGAGGGTCGACGACGTGA
- the fliS gene encoding flagellar export chaperone FliS, with the protein MTLQPARARQLYNRDAILSASPVRLLTMIYDRLLLDLHRAETAQGAADWQTASDCLLHAQDIIVELDATLKSGVWDGAEGLRSLYDYVRRALVNANVNRSPSLTREAITLLEPLRQSWHQAAASLPAERPEVATAAGGYVG; encoded by the coding sequence ATGACCCTCCAGCCAGCCCGCGCCCGGCAGCTGTACAACCGGGACGCCATCCTTTCCGCGAGCCCGGTCCGGCTCCTCACGATGATCTACGACCGGCTCCTGCTGGACCTCCACCGCGCCGAGACGGCGCAGGGGGCCGCGGACTGGCAGACGGCGAGCGATTGCCTCCTGCACGCGCAGGACATCATCGTCGAGCTCGACGCGACCCTCAAATCGGGCGTCTGGGACGGCGCGGAGGGCCTGCGCAGCCTCTATGACTACGTGCGCCGAGCCCTGGTCAACGCGAACGTCAACCGCAGCCCCTCCCTCACGCGCGAGGCGATCACGCTCCTCGAACCGCTGCGGCAGTCGTGGCATCAGGCCGCGGCGTCCCTCCCGGCCGAGCGTCCCGAGGTCGCGACGGCAGCGGGAGGCTATGTTGGCTGA
- a CDS encoding FliH/SctL family protein → MSTEAHVPRPVVFPSLHASGEAEGFTKGHAAGYAAGLRKAEAEARTRRAEFEAEHAAALEEGRQRAERGVAVLEAAARALHSRTVPVLAEAEAEVAASAIALAEAVLGCELSDAATGAKAALARALSGTDAPVVVAVRLHPADLALVGEAAPAGVVLVADPALARGDAVADYPDGELDARISTALARARAALAGEGA, encoded by the coding sequence TTGTCTACTGAGGCGCACGTCCCGCGGCCCGTCGTGTTCCCGTCGCTCCATGCTTCGGGAGAGGCAGAGGGCTTCACGAAGGGCCACGCCGCTGGGTACGCGGCCGGGTTGCGGAAGGCCGAGGCCGAGGCACGGACGCGACGTGCCGAGTTCGAGGCCGAGCACGCCGCGGCCCTCGAGGAGGGCAGACAACGGGCTGAACGCGGCGTCGCCGTCCTCGAAGCCGCCGCCCGTGCCCTGCACTCGCGGACCGTGCCTGTCCTCGCGGAAGCCGAGGCCGAGGTCGCGGCCTCCGCGATCGCGCTCGCCGAGGCTGTGCTCGGGTGCGAGCTCTCCGACGCCGCGACGGGCGCCAAGGCCGCTCTTGCCCGCGCGCTCTCAGGGACGGATGCTCCCGTCGTCGTCGCCGTCCGCCTCCACCCCGCCGACCTGGCGCTCGTCGGAGAAGCCGCTCCGGCCGGCGTCGTGCTCGTTGCCGACCCCGCGCTCGCGAGGGGCGACGCCGTCGCCGACTATCCGGACGGGGAACTCGATGCCCGCATCTCCACCGCGCTGGCCCGTGCGAGGGCCGCGCTCGCAGGGGAGGGCGCGTGA